In the Bacteroidales bacterium genome, one interval contains:
- a CDS encoding DUF177 domain-containing protein, translating into MHEYFGGEKVGYLKKYRINFRDLNIGTHNFTFEIEDRFFANFEKSEIQEGQLESRVTLTKEERLITLDIIIEGEVNVMCDRCLEYFMYPIYFKGILYIKTEEEEEAEEDNDEVIKITPNQSFVNLAQYLYESIHLSLPIKRTHPDDENGNSTCNKEMLELLRQHQKEENKETVDPRWEKLKHINVKRN; encoded by the coding sequence TTGCACGAATATTTTGGAGGTGAAAAAGTGGGCTATTTAAAGAAATACAGGATTAATTTCAGAGACCTGAATATAGGGACACACAATTTCACTTTTGAAATTGAAGACAGGTTCTTTGCAAATTTTGAAAAGTCTGAGATACAGGAAGGCCAACTGGAGAGCCGGGTAACACTTACAAAAGAGGAACGGCTTATCACATTGGACATCATCATTGAGGGAGAAGTAAATGTGATGTGTGACAGGTGCCTGGAATATTTTATGTATCCCATTTATTTTAAGGGGATACTATATATAAAAACCGAGGAAGAGGAAGAGGCAGAAGAAGACAATGATGAAGTGATCAAAATAACGCCCAATCAATCCTTTGTTAACCTGGCTCAATATTTATATGAAAGCATTCATCTTTCATTGCCCATAAAACGGACCCATCCGGATGATGAAAATGGGAACAGCACATGCAATAAAGAAATGCTGGAGTTGCTCAGGCAACATCAAAAAGAAGAAAATAAAGAAACCGTTGATCCCAGGTGGGAAAAGCTAAAACATATAAATGTAAAACGAAATTAA